A single window of Oncorhynchus clarkii lewisi isolate Uvic-CL-2024 chromosome 10, UVic_Ocla_1.0, whole genome shotgun sequence DNA harbors:
- the LOC139418172 gene encoding nonsense-mediated mRNA decay factor SMG8-like, whose amino-acid sequence MALPMSLGVLLESEVIEDPLYKDDGLCVLGLFGKTAMQPGSPKEFLINTLADKHIYDLFRLDETDNQNSGGLIQAYYSQENRVLYLVLTSVCDNRQLLRACESLSAGIGHSDAHESWKGADKQHCLALLYLFSLCHVLLLVHPTCCFDVTYDRLFRAVDALRQKTLPLLRAAIKDSNISKEWKVNCRPCPPRLLFVFQMNGTLRSCGGNGSDPSGGNADKPKKHSPRRRLQHALEDQIYRIFRKSRVLTNQSSNCLFTVPANQAFVYVVPGPEEDPVAAVLGQLRSNCALRENDTNTSVSGPRRYQQMRHSARHPSFNVESSSLSGGQLVDCSLKEFLWQHVELVLTKKGFDDSVGRNPQPSHFELPTYSKWAQVAYRLHQVMIANTDEESAELSVKVQSQLKVLEGFLDTDAKFSENRCQKALPLAHSTYQSNLPHNYTTTVHKNQLTQALRVYSQHARGVAFQRYALQLHEDCYKFWSNGHQLCEERSLTDQHCVHKFHLLPRPGEKPEMDHNPPILNHNSRGRSTGSCNCGRKQAPREDPFAIQAANYDFYQMLEEKCCGMLERIDFPIFQPSTPDPDPACEEAPRSPEVAAPVLSSGSEPSEVEKLKESIPASHTPGESTSLSLALSLGQSTDSLGPYGDGVGGEGQEKRPGLVDRQASTVEYLPGMLHSGCPKGLLPKFSSWSLIKLGPAKAYNPHTGLEQPGFLPGSSYLLPWDVVIRSRSEDEVGLIEPLDGGPSSWPAPNKALVGKRGSTGGLGRGRRRDDVARAFVGFEYEDSRGRRFLSSGPDKVVKVLGPGGAKEPATRALNTDMPLYIPSPAQGRGLKPNYAQLARLYIVVPDAHLEITLNPQVQLGSPPCSVFHPEQTELVLPPDGLWVLRFPYSYVTDRGPCYPPKDNQPLANCKVLRGILRANTASPLPPQ is encoded by the exons ATGGCGTTGCCCATGAGTTTGGGAGTGCTTCTAGAATCAGAAGTAATAGAGGATCCATTGTACAAAGATGACGGTCTCTGTGTACTTGGTTTATTCGGTAAGACTGCGATGCAACCCGGATCGCCAAAAGAGTTTCTAATCAACACGCTTGCGGACAAGCACATCTATGATCTCTTCCGACTGGATGAGACCGACAATCAGAACAGTGGAGGCTTGATTCAGGCATACTACAGCCAAGAAAACCGCGTATTGTATCTGGTGCTTACTTCAGTTTGTGACAACCGACAGCTTTTGCGGGCGTGTGAGTCTTTGAGTGCGGGCATCGGACACTCCGATGCGCATGAATCGTGGAAAGGGGCGGATAAACAGCATTGTTTAGCATTGCTCTATCTCTTCTCCTTGTGCCATGTCCTGCTACTGGTCCATCCTACATGCTGTTTTGATGTCACCTATGACAGATTGTTCCGTGCTGTGGATGCACTTCGTCAGAAAACTCTGCCACTACTACGTGCTGCCATTAAGGATTCCAACATATCCAAAGAATGGAAGGTGAACTGCCGCCCCTGTCCCCCACGCCTCCTATTTGTATTCCAGATGAATGGAACCCTGAGAAGCTGTGGTGGAAATGGTTCAGATCCTTCTGGGGGAAATGCTGACAAGCCCAAGAAACACTCTCCACGAAGACGCCTACAGCATGCATTGGAGGACCAGATATATCGCATTTTCCGGAAAAGTCGGGTCCTCACCAACCAGAGCAGTAATTGCTTGTTCACTGTCCCTGCTAACCAGGCGTTTGTGTATGTGGTGCCAGGGCCAGAGGAGGACCCAGTGGCAGCCGTGCTGGGGCAGCTGCGCTCCAACTGCGCCCTGCGGGAAAATGACACCAACACCTCAGTATCTGGACCCAGGCGCTATCAACAAATGCGTCACTCTGCTAGACATCCGTCCTTCAATGTAGAAAGCAGCAGCCTCTCAGGGGGGCAACTAGTGGACTGTAGTCTGAAGGAGTTCCTTTGGCAGCATGTCGAACTGGTGTTGACCAAGAAAGGCTTTGACGACAGCGTCGGTCGCAATCCACAGCCTTCCCATTTTGAGCTTCCAACTTACTCCAAGTGGGCCCAAGTGGCCTACAGGCTGCATCAGGTTATGATAGCCAACACAGATGAGGAAAGTGCTGAGCTATCCGTAAAAGTGCAGAGTCAGCTTAAAGTGTTGGAGGGTTTCCTGGACACGGATGCCAAGTTCTCTGAGAACCGCTGTCAGAAAGCCCTGCCGCTGGCACATAGCACCTACCAGTCCAACCTTCCCCATAACTATACCACCACGGTGCACAAAAACCAACTGACACAAGCACTTCGGGTCTATAGTCAGCATGCACGTGGCGTAGCTTTTCAGCGCTATGCCTTGCAGTTGCATGAGGACTGCTACAAGTTCTGGAGTAATGGGCATCAGCTATGTGAAGAGCGCAGTCTGACGGACCAACACTGTGTGCACAAGTTTCACCTGCTGCCTCGGCCAG GTGAGAAGCCAGAGATGGACCACAACCCGCCCATCCTCAACCACAACAGCAGGGGGCGTTCCACTGGCTCGTGTAACTGTGGCCGGAAGCAAGCCCCTCGTGAGGACCCCTTTGCCATCCAAGCTGCCAACTATGACTTCTACCAA ATGCTTGAAGAGAAATGCTGCGGGATGCTGGAGAGGATCGATTTTCCTATTTTCCAGCCGAGCACCCCAGATCCAGACCCGGCCTGCGAAGAAGCACCCAGGTCCCCTGAGGTGGCAGCCCCAGTCCTGTCGTCAGGGTCAGAGCCATCAGAGGTGGAGAAGCTGAAGGAGAGTATACCAGCATCCCACACCCCTGGGGAGAGCACCAGCCTCAGCCTGGCCCTCAGCCTGGGTCAGTCCACTGACAGCCTGGGGCCCTATGGAGACGGAGTGGGAGGCGAGGGCCAGGAGAAGAGGCCCGGCCTGGTAGACCGCCAGGCCTCCACCGTGGAGTACCTCCCAGGCATGCTCCACTCAGGCTGCCCCAAAGGCCTGCTGCCCAAGTTCTCTAGCTGGTCGCTGATCAAGCTGGGCCCCGCCAAGGCCTACAACCCCCACACTGGCCTGGAGCAGCCAGGCTTCCTGCCTGGCTCCTCCTATCTCCTGCCCTGGGACGTAGTGATTCGCTCCCGCTCTGAAGATGAAGTGGGCCTAATTGAGCCCCTGGATGGGGGACCCTCTTCCTGGCCGGCCCCCAACAAAGCCCTAGTGGGAAAGCGGGGGAGCACAGGGGGCCTTGGTAGGGGACGCAGGCGAGATGACGTGGCCCGGGCCTTCGTGGGCTTTGAGTACGAGGACAGTAGGGGTCGGCGTTTCCTTAGCTCAGGGCCTGATAAAGTGGTGAAGGTGCTGGGGCCTGGAGGGGCAAAAGAGCCGGCCACCAGGGCCCTGAACACAGACATGCCCCTGTACATCCCTTCTCCAGCCCAGGGGCGCGGCCTGAAACCCAACTATGCCCAGCTGGCGCGTCTCTACATTGTTGTACCTGACGCCCACCTGGAGATAACGCTTAACCCACAG GTCCAACTGGGCTCTCCACCCTGTTCAGTGTTCCATCCAGAGCAGACAGAGCTGGTGCTGCCCCCTGATGGCCTGTGGGTCCTACGTTTCCCTTACTCCTACGTCACAGACCGTGGCCCATGTTACCCACCTAAAGACAATCAGCCCCTGGCCAACTGCAAGGTCCTCAGAGGCATCTTGCGTGCCAACACTGCCAGCCCCCTTCCACCACAGTAA
- the LOC139418171 gene encoding proline-rich protein 11-like isoform X1: MAGSWGPSKAFLQRRKKRASSRRWAVMSKRLQETPKPIVTPVITQLGNCDPITQTSPVPLLGVRGLLLAFGRVCQIWRNCLSQSFSGFLKTFFFWRGYAKQLETLQNQMAELQREMDALHSALQQGGSTACHCHGTVAGGLVRPMFPTPPLLPLGCGSSVDPLPALTPPVPAPPPPPPPPPPPPSTTFLQPYVPKKRVASNAQQSSKEKQDILVAVTLRDLQTVKLRKVIVSSVKSKRTPEKIRAPLVTVADLQNVRLKRSHCQLLPKLPKCLSAGRTPSKNPMSLRTQLKRVQINRSPGGTPLFDKENMEAGTGLTPIMTQALQRKFQSALPRGPSPKAKNCNGSFDNQN, encoded by the exons ATGGCTGGATCATGG GGACCAAGCAAAGCCTTCCTGCAACGCAGGAAGAAGAGGGCCAGCAGCAGACGCTGGGCTGTTATGAGTAAAAGGCTTCAAGAAACACCTAAGCCCATCGTCACACCTGTAATCACACA ACTTGGAAATTGTGACCCAATCACCCAAACCAGTCCAGTTCCTTTGCTAGGTGTCAGAGGGTTGCTGCTGGCTTTTGGCAGGGTATGCCAAATCTGGAGGAACTGCCTGAGCCAG TCATTTTCTGGATTCTTGAAAACATTTTTCTTCTGGCGGGGGTATGCCAAACAATTAGAGACCCTCCAGAATCAAATGGCTGAGCTGCAGAGGGAGATGGATGCCTTGCATTCTGCTCTTCAG CAGGGGGGTAGCACTGCATGCCACTGCCATGGGACTGTGGCTGGTGGTTTAGTCCGTCCAATGTTCCCTACTCCTCCCCTTCTTCCGTTGGGCTGTGGGTCCAGTGTAGACCCTCTCCCTGCTCTCACACCACCAGTCCcagctcctccaccacctccaccaccaccacctcctcccccatCTACCACTTTTCTGCAACCCTATGTCCCTAAAAAAAGAGTGGCCTCCAATGCTCAACAG AGCTCCAAGGAGAAGCAGGACATACTGGTAGCTGTGACCCTCAGGGATTTACAGACTGTTAAACTGAGAAAGGTCATTGTCAGCAGTGTGAAATCAAAG AGGACTCCAGAGAAAATACGTGCCCCTCTGGTCACTGTGGCAGACCTGCAGAATGTCCGTCTGAAACGATCCCACTGCCAACTGCTCCCTAAGCTCCCCAAATGCCTTAGCGCTGGCAG AACACCTTCTAAAAACCCCATGAGTCTGCGTACACAGCTGAAGAGAGTTCAAATCAATAG GAGTCCTGGTGGTACTCCTCTGTTTGACAAGGAGAATATGGAGGCAGGCACTGGCCTCACCCCCATCATGACTCAGGCTCTGCAACGCAAGTTCCAG AGTGCCTTACCACGAGGACCGTCTCCAAAGGCAAAGAATTGCAATGGAAGCTTTGATAATCAAAACTGA
- the LOC139418171 gene encoding proline-rich protein 11-like isoform X2 yields MAGSWGPSKAFLQRRKKRASSRRWAVMSKRLQETPKPIVTPVITQLGNCDPITQTSPVPLLGVRGLLLAFGRVCQIWRNCLSQSFSGFLKTFFFWRGYAKQLETLQNQMAELQREMDALHSALQGGSTACHCHGTVAGGLVRPMFPTPPLLPLGCGSSVDPLPALTPPVPAPPPPPPPPPPPPSTTFLQPYVPKKRVASNAQQSSKEKQDILVAVTLRDLQTVKLRKVIVSSVKSKRTPEKIRAPLVTVADLQNVRLKRSHCQLLPKLPKCLSAGRTPSKNPMSLRTQLKRVQINRSPGGTPLFDKENMEAGTGLTPIMTQALQRKFQSALPRGPSPKAKNCNGSFDNQN; encoded by the exons ATGGCTGGATCATGG GGACCAAGCAAAGCCTTCCTGCAACGCAGGAAGAAGAGGGCCAGCAGCAGACGCTGGGCTGTTATGAGTAAAAGGCTTCAAGAAACACCTAAGCCCATCGTCACACCTGTAATCACACA ACTTGGAAATTGTGACCCAATCACCCAAACCAGTCCAGTTCCTTTGCTAGGTGTCAGAGGGTTGCTGCTGGCTTTTGGCAGGGTATGCCAAATCTGGAGGAACTGCCTGAGCCAG TCATTTTCTGGATTCTTGAAAACATTTTTCTTCTGGCGGGGGTATGCCAAACAATTAGAGACCCTCCAGAATCAAATGGCTGAGCTGCAGAGGGAGATGGATGCCTTGCATTCTGCTCTTCAG GGGGGTAGCACTGCATGCCACTGCCATGGGACTGTGGCTGGTGGTTTAGTCCGTCCAATGTTCCCTACTCCTCCCCTTCTTCCGTTGGGCTGTGGGTCCAGTGTAGACCCTCTCCCTGCTCTCACACCACCAGTCCcagctcctccaccacctccaccaccaccacctcctcccccatCTACCACTTTTCTGCAACCCTATGTCCCTAAAAAAAGAGTGGCCTCCAATGCTCAACAG AGCTCCAAGGAGAAGCAGGACATACTGGTAGCTGTGACCCTCAGGGATTTACAGACTGTTAAACTGAGAAAGGTCATTGTCAGCAGTGTGAAATCAAAG AGGACTCCAGAGAAAATACGTGCCCCTCTGGTCACTGTGGCAGACCTGCAGAATGTCCGTCTGAAACGATCCCACTGCCAACTGCTCCCTAAGCTCCCCAAATGCCTTAGCGCTGGCAG AACACCTTCTAAAAACCCCATGAGTCTGCGTACACAGCTGAAGAGAGTTCAAATCAATAG GAGTCCTGGTGGTACTCCTCTGTTTGACAAGGAGAATATGGAGGCAGGCACTGGCCTCACCCCCATCATGACTCAGGCTCTGCAACGCAAGTTCCAG AGTGCCTTACCACGAGGACCGTCTCCAAAGGCAAAGAATTGCAATGGAAGCTTTGATAATCAAAACTGA